The Manihot esculenta cultivar AM560-2 chromosome 17, M.esculenta_v8, whole genome shotgun sequence genome contains the following window.
GGAAAGTTAACCTCGATGGGTCCTGCATGAGTCTCAACAACTACTTCACCGGATAATTCTTTTCAATTGGGTTGATGGGCAAGGTTTAACAAAAATAAGACGTTAATTGACTCACAATGTACATTAACAAGATAAATGACGTTTATCTTAGTCAGTTACAACATAAGATTATGTAAGGTGTTTCCGCTTAGGCCGAAGGCCAGTGCAGATGGGCTCAAAGTTCTTGCTGGTTGTGGAAATCGTTTTCTGATTGACTGGTAGAATGACCACCATTATGGTCACCGCCATTCTCCATTTCTGAACCACTGAAAAAGTTCCACACACGAGCGCAGTTCTCGTCCCCTACAATTAAACAcaaacaaaatattttaaaatcactcGACAGTAAATAATTAACAAAGGATTCAACCTTGGAAAACTCCACCTAACATGACCAACCACAATTTCAACTAATCGTTTAGCATTGAAGAAGGTAATTTGAGCTTAAAACAGTgccaaaacttttttttttccttttcatgaTTTTGGACTCCATTTCTCCTCACCACTTTCATTGAAACAGCATGCCTATCTCAAGCAAGTTGATGTACATGGCTACAAGATGGCATGGGGAAGCAAAAACATTTCAAATGGCTAAAGGTATGTCCAGATGAATGTTACAGAATTGCGTAGGTTACTTGAAATACCTCTCAAAAGCAAATTCTCATCGCCATCATCAGGAACTTGAAATCTTCGATGCCCTGATGAAGAGGCAGCCATAGGCAGGAATGGATGGAAAGAGAAACCATTAACTGTATCTGTATATTATAACAATCAAAAGAGATTAGAAAAAGGATAGAGTAACCATAATAGCCAAAGCCACAGCTCCAAAGGATATGGGATATTTTTGCACCTGCTGCAGCCTGAAAGCCCGATATCCACTGCCCGCTTTGGAGATCATATATATGAACTAAAccgtcctgaaagaaaaattcaaaaaatgggCAAACAAGCAATTGGAATCAAACAAATGAGTATTGATGTGGCTGTAGCCTTCCTCCACCATGGAAAGACTGACAATAGAATAAATGATACCTGACCACCTGTCCCAAGATGTCGGCCAAAGGGTTCAATATCAAACAAAATCCGTTGGTTGGTTTGTTCTGACGATCTGTATAACCTAATAATACAAAGCACATAGGAAATACAGGTACAAATATGTCCCAGTTATTATATGCATCATTGGGCTTAAATCAGAATTAGTATAAACtacttgagcaaaaccaaaatCTCAAGTACAAATGCGTGCACCTATATATTCCCTATTACTTCCACTAGCTTCACAAAGATTTAATTATTCATAAGTAAAACAATGGCCCATTATAAAATACTTACTTGTATACAACTTCAACAGTTTTCCGCATGTCCCAGCAAAGTATATATGGATCCTATAAGGAATATAAAGATATTGTAAATTGTACATATGATGCATTTGTAAAAAAGTTCAAGTACATAGATGTGCGGATGTGCACCATGTTTTTCTGGGTTAAGCATCATGTTACAGATTATGATGCACCATACTCAAACACTGTCTATTTCATACGAAGCACCTGGACCATTGTAACTAATTCTCAGAAACATATTAAAACAGCTGCTTTGCTGCATCTGATATGGAAAATGTTCCAAGCAGTAATACCAAAGTACAGAGAAGATGGTAAGAATCTGTGTACTTTTACAGTAAATGACCATCACCATAAAATTTAACAGGAAAAAATAAGTGTGGAATCATTCAAGCTTGGAGTGGGAATTTTATAATACTTACTTCACATGGCCTAACCCAAAAAGGTAAGcaaaaaaatattgttaaaaaaacATGTTTATCAGTTACAACTATAGGAATCCATTACCCAGGCTACACAGACAATACAATAAAAACATATAGGCATTaagtaaagaaaataaagtAGGAATATGTACAATTCTATATATATCTTACCTTCCGAGCTCCAGTATAAAGATAGTTTCCATCTTTTGAGAATTGGACCTACGAGAAACAATTATGCCTTTATTCATTGgtacaataatttaaaaaaataataacaattaattttCACTTACATGTGTAATCCCACCTTCTTGGCCATGCAAAACATACAAGAGTTCCATATTGTCCTCCCTAAAGATTGCAGCAGTCTGGTTGTAAGAACCAGTAGCTAGCATTCCACTATGAGTTGGGCAAAAGGCAATGGTAGATATAATACCTATAGGATTCAAAAATTAAGAATGTTGTGATTtgtctattttaaaatttatctcaAAATTCATTTAGGTACCCAAACAAAGAAATAAACCTGCTTGCCCCTCTTTATTTCCTTGTAGTGTTGAGTACTGTTCAAATTCTCGGCCAGGCCGATGTATATCAAATATTCTTACGGATTTGTTGTATCCACCAAAAATCCTAACAGACAAAGCAAGCATTGAGGAAAGTATTAAATGTTGTTGGATTCTAACCCGTCTTCAAGAAAACTAAATGAACGACCCAAATGCAACAATAAACAGCACTTTATTGAACCGAGTATGCACAGCACTTTCATTCATTTGTTAAACTTGCAAACAGTCTCAGATATTTCTATGGAAGCAACACCTTTAGTTCAATATAAGACTTAATTCCAACAAAGCCTAAAGAGAAAATTTTCTCTCAAAGAAAGATTCATGACAAATGAAAACATAGAAAAATCAGGCAAAACTGGAA
Protein-coding sequences here:
- the LOC110605263 gene encoding telomerase Cajal body protein 1 isoform X2, with protein sequence MEDGQHQLQQDSAMEEAAENTESTEQDYSWPAIRFDLPPYGIHHFYKQFRTGPNPNNFLKGVKWSPDGSCFLTSSEDNTLRVFSLPDNGRGSDSNACSLDSDGDSYEAGLVVSEGESVYDFCWYPYMTASDPVSCVFASTTRDHPIHLWDASSGLLRCTYRAYDAVDEITAAFSIAFNPAGTKIFDIHRPGREFEQYSTLQGNKEGQAGIISTIAFCPTHSGMLATGSYNQTAAIFREDNMELLYVLHGQEGGITHVQFSKDGNYLYTGARKDPYILCWDMRKTVEVVYKLYRSSEQTNQRILFDIEPFGRHLGTGGQDGLVHIYDLQSGQWISGFQAAADTVNGFSFHPFLPMAASSSGHRRFQVPDDGDENLLLRGDENCARVWNFFSGSEMENGGDHNGGHSTSQSENDFHNQQEL
- the LOC110605263 gene encoding telomerase Cajal body protein 1 isoform X1, producing the protein MEDGQHQLQQDSAMEEAAENTESTEQDYSWPAIRFDLPPYGIHHFYKQFRTGPNPNNFLKGVKWSPDGSCFLTSSEDNTLRVFSLPDNGRGSDSNACSLDSDGDSYEAGLVVSEGESVYDFCWYPYMTASDPVSCVFASTTRDHPIHLWDASSGLLRCTYRAYDAVDEITAAFSIAFNPAGTKIFGGYNKSVRIFDIHRPGREFEQYSTLQGNKEGQAGIISTIAFCPTHSGMLATGSYNQTAAIFREDNMELLYVLHGQEGGITHVQFSKDGNYLYTGARKDPYILCWDMRKTVEVVYKLYRSSEQTNQRILFDIEPFGRHLGTGGQDGLVHIYDLQSGQWISGFQAAADTVNGFSFHPFLPMAASSSGHRRFQVPDDGDENLLLRGDENCARVWNFFSGSEMENGGDHNGGHSTSQSENDFHNQQEL